The Globicephala melas chromosome X, mGloMel1.2, whole genome shotgun sequence genome contains the following window.
TCTGAGTCCAACGGGGCCTCTTAACTTCTCTTCCTCCAGGTTCAGTGCAGCCACAGTTGTGTGGGAACACTTGCCCTCTGTGCTGAGAGTAGGAGCTACAGCCTTCTCTCTCGCTGAAGATACAGTTGGCCAACAAATATAATTTCGAGCACCTAGTgtatgccagacattgttctagtTGCTGGGCTACAGCATGGCTAATTCCTTTCCCTCAAGGGACTTTTATACTAGTTGGGAGAGATAATCAACAAGCATCAAATAACTAAATCAATCAATCATACCCAATTCTGATCATtgataggaagaaaataaaatggaacacaATAAGAAGTAACGAGCACTGGCAACTTAAGGAGGGGACTGAGGCAGGCTGAGTTTTTCAGCGAGGCTGGCTGGTGGGTTCATCAAGCAGGGAGATTGCTGAAGCAGCAGTAACAGTACCCTAAACAGTAGCTTGAATATTGGAAACAGTAAATGATGAAGGGGACAATGAGATAACATTTCCAATATATATTATTGTTGTGGACCAGGTGACCCATCCAGTGTTCTGAATCTGGGCCAAGAAATGTGGACATGCAGAAGAAAATGAGACAGCTTCAGGGTGGAGAGTGAGGACAGGCTTTCCTAGGAGAGAGAGAATAATGGTGGTGCTGGGGTTATACTACCTGTTAACCCTGAAGTTATCCCACATTATCTTAAAAAGGGGTAGATAACAGTTGATAGGTGCTGGGGTTATATTACCTCTTAACCCTGAAGTTATCCCACATTATCTTAAAAAGGGGTAGATAATAGTTGATACATCCAACACTTATCATGTACCAAGCAAACACTTTACATGAATTAGTTCACATAGGAGGATTACCTCACAGAGACTATTGTCCGCGTTGTAGAAATAAGGAAATCGAGGCACAGGTGGCTTGAGTAACTGTCCTGTGAAAGGCTAAATAATGCCTCCAATGAGGTTCATGTCCTAATCCTCAACACCTGGGAAGATGTTAgcttacatggtaaaagggactttcCAAATGGGAATTAATTTCGAACTTTGTGATGGAGAGATTATTCTAGATTATCTGGATTTGCCCAATGTAATTATAAAGATCCTTATAAGAGTCAGAAAGGAGATGGAAGCAGAGGCAGGAGTGATGtggccaggagccaaggaatgtaagcagcttctagaagctggaaatggCAAGAAAATATAGTCTCCCCtagggcctccagaaggaatgtcaccttgattttagcccagtgaaactgacttcagacttctggcctccagaactgtaacatAAATTTATGTTGCCTTAAACcaactaaatttgtggtaatttgtttcagcagcaataggaaactaatacactgccCAAAGCCACGGAGCTACTAGGTGTCAGGGCCAGAATTAAAATCAAGGCAATCTGGTGCCAGAGCAGAGGTTAAAGCACTGTTATAGGGCCTCTCACaggcaaaataaaattacaggttgAATGCAAAATAAGCATCACCTAGCTTTTCCTCTTATGCTCAGAATTCCAGGtctcagagagacagagagagagagagacagagacagagacagagacagagacagagacagagagagtagTGGGATCCTATACCAGCTGGTACACACCAGTCCCCCTTCCTTGCTCCATGTTTTCAGTCATGgacccaagagatcactaaatAAACCTCCCATTTGAGAGATGAGAAATTTGAGGGCTAAAAGGTTGTGATTTCAAGTTAACCAGATGGTTGGTGAAACAGCTAGTTACACAAGGGTCAGGTGGTGATGTGGAACTACCCACTGATCTCATTGACCGTATGGAGCACGAGCAAAGAGGCTGTGTAGCAAGTGAGAACAAAAGATCCAGGCTTCCTGAAACCTGTGCTGCTCGTTATTCGCTTAGAAACGGTGGGAGAAGAAATGTTAATTGCACATCTACCCAATATAATATCTCTAGAAGAATCCAAAGTTCTCACTGTAGCAACTTTTTAGCCCCTTGTGATTATTATATTCCTAAATATTAGCCACTTTTATAACCTGGTCGCTGCCCCCAGCTCTCTAACACAACACCTACGACAAAGTGGGTGCTCATAAATATTACTTGAATTAAACAATAAGCTTATGATAGCATCCTTAGACTAGTGCTTTTTCCACATTTAAGGTGCACGCGGATCCTTTGTAAGCctcgttaaaatgcagattcagagCCAGAAGGTCTGGTTGGGGCCTGAGATTGGGCATTTTACCAAGTTCCCATATGACGCTGACACTGCTGGTCCATGGTCTATAGTTTTCAACGTGCCTTAAAATGAGACCTCCCTATCCATATACAAAGTAAGCCATACAAAGTTTAGTCATTTAATGAAAGTTTGCAAATATGGCACAGAAatagatttttccccttttcgGTACCCCTGCCTTCCCAGTAAAGAGAGCAAATTAGACGCCAGGGTTCAATGGAAAAAGTTGGAACAGTGCCGCCAAATACCTGCTCCCTGCGCCGAGCTCTGTCTTCCAGACGCAGGGAAGGGCGTAATGAGAAGACGGAGGGAAGTTTCTGGCAGCTCCCACGGCTCTGCTCCTCCTCCGTTTTCAGCTGTTAAGGAGCATCTGCCCCTTTTGAACCGCCGAAGTCACGGGCTAACACACCCGAGCGCCGCGCCCGCCTCCGCGCCTTTGCCCAGGCGGAGACGGCCGACGCGCGTGCGTGCGCGTTCGGTATAAATAGATTGCAGGCGGCAGCCACTGGACAGAGCCGGGCTACGGGCACCGCGGGCCATGGCGGGCGAGGACCACCAGTGGCAGGGCAGCATCCTCTACAACATGCTCATGAGCGCGAAGCAAACGCACGCGACTCCGGAGGCGCCCGAGGCACGGCCGGGGGGCGCGTGCTGGGGCTGCTCCTGTGGCTCGGAGCCCCCGGTGGGCAGAGAGGGGCTGCCAGGTGAACGGGCAGTGGCGCTCCTGTACCGCTGCTGCTTTTGCGGTGAAGACCACCCGCGGCAGGGCAGCATCCTCTACAACATGCTCACGAGCGCGAAGCAAACGCAGGAGACTGCGGAGGCGCCCGAGGCCCGGCTGGGGGGCGCGTGCTGGGGCTGCTCCTGTGGTTCGGAGCCcccagtgggcagagagggactGCCGGGTGGGCGGGCCACGGTGCTCCTGTACCGCTGCTGCTTTTGCGGTGAAGACCACCCGCGGCAGGGCAGCATCCTGTACAGCTTGCTCACCAGCGCAAAGCAGACGCACGTGGCTCCGGAAGCTCCTGAGGCGCGGCCGGGGGGCGCGTGGTGGGACCGCTCCTACTGCGCGCAGAGGCTGGGGGGCAGAGAGGAGCTGCCGCGCGGGCGGGCCTTGGCGCTCCCGTACCGCTGCTGCTTTTGCGGTGAAGACCACCCGCGGCAGGGCGGCATCCTCTGCAACGTGCCCACGAGCGCAAAGCAAACGCACGTGGCTCCAGAGGCACAGCCGGGGGGCCCCTGGTGGGACCCCTCGTGCGGCGCGCAGCGGCGGGTGGCCCTCAAGAGCCCACAGGTGGTCTGCGAGGCAGCCTCGGCAGGCCTGTTGAAGACGCTGCGCTTCGTCAAGTACCTGCCCTGCTTCCAGGTGCTGCCCCTGGACCAGCAGCTGGTGCTGGTGCGCAGCTGCTGGGCGCCGCTACTCCTGCTGGAGCTGGCCCAGGACCGCTTGAACTTTGAGACGGTGGAGACCTCGGAGCCCAGCCTGCTGCAGAAGATCCTCACCACCAGGCGGCGGGAGACCGAGGGCGACGAGCCGCAGCCACATTTGGTACTGCCGCCGGAGGCCGAGCATTTGCCGTTGGCCGCCGAGGTCCAAGCCATCAAGAGCTTCCTCGCCAAGTGCTGGAGCCTGGACATCAGTACCAAGGAGTACGCCTACCTCAAGGGGACCGTGCTCTTTAACCCGGGTAAGGGCGCCGGCCTCGGCTCTGGCTTTTCTCTGCTCCGGCTTTTCTCTTCTCCTACAAGCACTGGACAGTACCCACCCCTGGCACA
Protein-coding sequences here:
- the NR0B1 gene encoding nuclear receptor subfamily 0 group B member 1 → MAGEDHQWQGSILYNMLMSAKQTHATPEAPEARPGGACWGCSCGSEPPVGREGLPGERAVALLYRCCFCGEDHPRQGSILYNMLTSAKQTQETAEAPEARLGGACWGCSCGSEPPVGREGLPGGRATVLLYRCCFCGEDHPRQGSILYSLLTSAKQTHVAPEAPEARPGGAWWDRSYCAQRLGGREELPRGRALALPYRCCFCGEDHPRQGGILCNVPTSAKQTHVAPEAQPGGPWWDPSCGAQRRVALKSPQVVCEAASAGLLKTLRFVKYLPCFQVLPLDQQLVLVRSCWAPLLLLELAQDRLNFETVETSEPSLLQKILTTRRRETEGDEPQPHLVLPPEAEHLPLAAEVQAIKSFLAKCWSLDISTKEYAYLKGTVLFNPDLPGLQCVKYIQGLQWGTQRILREHVRVTHRGHQARFAELNSTLFLLRFINANVLAELFFRPIIGPVTMDDMMLEMLCAK